A section of the Pseudomonadota bacterium genome encodes:
- a CDS encoding OsmC family peroxiredoxin: protein MAVRIDVEYLGDLHTRATHGPSGDTFITDAPVDNGGRGEAFSPTDLVATAVGTCVLTIMGTLAQRLGIDLSGAKAHVEKHMATAPLRRIGRLDVNVVVPAERAVAIDQAQRDKLERAAMHCPVHQSLHPDIAQNITFTYEAPAPG from the coding sequence ATGGCGGTTCGCATCGATGTGGAATACCTGGGTGACCTGCACACCCGAGCAACGCACGGCCCCAGCGGCGACACGTTCATCACCGACGCGCCCGTCGACAACGGGGGCAGAGGGGAGGCCTTCTCCCCCACCGACCTGGTCGCCACCGCGGTGGGAACGTGTGTGCTCACCATCATGGGCACCCTCGCGCAGCGTCTCGGCATCGACCTGAGCGGCGCGAAGGCTCACGTTGAGAAGCACATGGCCACGGCACCTCTGCGACGCATCGGGCGTCTCGACGTGAACGTGGTGGTTCCCGCCGAGCGTGCCGTCGCCATCGACCAGGCCCAGCGTGACAAGCTCGAACGGGCCGCAATGCACTGCCCCGTTCACCAGAGCCTCCACCCGGACATCGCGCAGAACATCACATTCACCTACGAAGCACCTGCCCCCGGATGA